Part of the Mycoplasmopsis columboralis genome, CAGTTTTTAAAACAATGATTTTATTTACTGCTCCATCTGTATATCCTGGAAAACCAAATCCTTTTAAGTTCTCATCACTTAATCTTCCATAATATTGCATAAATTTAATATTATTTTTCTTTGGTTTAGTATCGAGATAAGCATTTAATTCTTCTAAGTTTCTAGTTGTAATAACTTTATATTTTTCAGTTTCTTTTGGATATTGATCAGATGCTTCGCTTGTGGTTGCCTCGGTTGGAGCTGTTGAAGCAGCAGGATTAGGTGTTTCTTCAGCTGGAGGGGTTGCGGTTCTTGGGCTCGCTTCTGCTTCTGTAGATTCTGTTGAACTAGGAGAAGTTGTTGTATTTGATGATTCAGATGAATTTGAAGTATCTACTGAATCAGAATTAGATGGAGAAGTTGTAGGTGAAGAATTTCCTTCGACATTTTCAGTTGAGGTTCCATCTACGGTTCCTGTAGAAGAATCTCCAGTTGGTGTATTAGAATTTCCGGTTGTAAAACCAGTTGAAGAAGCATCGTTTTCTGAAGCGTTATTTGATGTTTCTGAGTCATTGTTTTCTGCTGGGCTAGAAGGTTTTTCTGTACTTTCTGTATTTGCAGGTTGTCCCGCTGAATCATCGGTTCCTGGTTGTGCTCCAGTTGTTGAAGTACCCGCTCCAGAAGAATCTGAAGTTGCTGCTGAACCACTTCCTCCATCTTGAGAATTGTCGGTTGCTTCCCCGCCAGTAGCGGTCGCATCTCCTGTTTCTTGGTTATCTGTATCTGGTGCTGATTCTTTTTCGTTTACTTTATCATTATTTTCCTGGCTAAGTTTTTTAGCTAGTGAATTAATTTCAAGAACTTTGATTTTTGATACACCTTCTAAGTAGCTGTAAATTACATTATCTACAGTTCTTTGTGAATCAACATATTCTAATACTTTAGTATCATCTGAATTTGCTTTTAAAACTTCTTTAAGTTTAAGAACTTGAGAGTAGTATTTTTCTAAAAGACTAACATCAGCAGAGAATTGTTCTTCGGTGTAATCTTTATTTACAAAAGTATCTTTTTTTGCTTTTAAATCAGCAAAGAATTTATCATAAACCTCTTTAGTGTACATTTCTTTATAAAGAGATAATTTTGTAATATCCTCTCTTACAGTTGTCGAAGTAGAAGGCACAGCTGCTACAGGTGCATCTTTAGGTTCATCTTGAGTAGTTGATGAATTTTCTTCAGTACCATCAAGTTTAATAACTTGAGTTACATTTTTACCATCATAAGTAAATGAAACTTCTAAGTTTCCATCTTCTAAAATTGTTGCATCTAAATAATCATAAGCTCTAGTTGGATCATTGTTTTCTTGTCTTGAAAATCCTACTTTTGTTAAATCTGTTCCTTCTTTTAGTCTTACTAATTCTTTAGGAGATTTGCCTCCAGATTTTAAAACTCCAGAATCATCAAGTTTTCTTAATCTAATTGTTGAATAATTTCTTTTTCTTGAAAATTCCAATTCTGCTTTAAGATTGTCTAATGAGACAATTTCAAGTAATTTTATAGATTTTTCTTGGTCTTTTTCTGCACTAGTTCCTTCACCATTTCCAGGTTGAGCGTTTGTTGTACCTCCGTTATCAGTACCTGGTGTTGTTGGATTTGTAGGAGCTGGTGTTGTTGGCTCTGTTGGTGTACTTGGGGTTGGTGTACTTGGGGTTGGTGTACTTGGGGTTGGTGTACTTGGGGTTGGTGTACTTGGGGTTGGGGTTGCAGGTTCAGGTTTAGGTTCAGGCGCTGGTTTTTCAGGTTCCTTTGCACATGCCGCACTTGCTGCAATTGCCACTATTGAAACTGGCATAATAAATAAACTTTTTAATAACTTACTTTTTTTCATGTCTAAATTATATATTTTTAGAAAACATCAAAACAGCTATATAAAATATTTCCAGAATTTAAAATTTGCTTTTTTATTTTTAAAAAAGAATATAATTCTTTTATGCTTAATAATAATGAAAATAGTAAACCAGAAATTGTTATAAACTCACTAAATCACAGCTTATTCGCTAAGAAATATTTTTCAGTTGCTTTCGTAACTTTTGCTTTTAGCTTACTTGTTTTCTTTATAGGTTCTTTAAGTGTATACTTTGGTTTAGATGCATTAGTAAAAAACGGAACAATTAGACCATACTCAATTTACGTTAGCTTAATTGCTGTAACTATTGCTTACTTTATAGTTTCTCTTATTTTTACATACAAAAAAAGAAACGGTTTTTTAATTACCAGCATATTTTGAATCGTTGCTGAATTGTTTTTTTCTTTAATTATTGGAATAGGATTAAATTATGGAAAATCAGCGGGTTTAATTACACCTACATCAGTTTTTATCATCTTTGCAATTCCAACACTAATTATGATAATTACAGGAGCGCTCTCATATTTTAATTTAATTGATTTAACTAAAATCAAAAAACTTTTATTAGTTTTTGCTGTAATTATTATAGTCGCAATAATAGCTTCTATTTTTACAGCTTTCTTATTGCCTTATAGAAGTAATACAAATAGAATACTAAACTTTGCAATTCCAGTACTATTGGTGGTCTTTGTTTCGCTTGCAACATTGTTTACTTGAAATAATTTAATTAAAAACGCAGAAGAAGCAGGTAGTTTCGAAGGAAGTGATTTATATAGAAAAGCAATCATTTCAGGAGTGAGATTGTTT contains:
- a CDS encoding MAG0110 family membrane protein gives rise to the protein MLNNNENSKPEIVINSLNHSLFAKKYFSVAFVTFAFSLLVFFIGSLSVYFGLDALVKNGTIRPYSIYVSLIAVTIAYFIVSLIFTYKKRNGFLITSIFWIVAELFFSLIIGIGLNYGKSAGLITPTSVFIIFAIPTLIMIITGALSYFNLIDLTKIKKLLLVFAVIIIVAIIASIFTAFLLPYRSNTNRILNFAIPVLLVVFVSLATLFTWNNLIKNAEEAGSFEGSDLYRKAIISGVRLFVDFATLVYYVLSIFLRRR